The Lucilia cuprina isolate Lc7/37 chromosome 5, ASM2204524v1, whole genome shotgun sequence genome includes a window with the following:
- the LOC124420204 gene encoding uncharacterized protein LOC124420204, with protein MTANGSKPESSVVTTIQTSCDELLQKFWELEEVPKMNNLTVAEKQCEQQFEENFKRLTDGKFEVKLPFKDEQNKLGNSTIIAKRRFFALERKLEKNKELRLEYNEFLKKYLEMGHMELINNNSFMNSKYYLPHHCVLRPESTTTKLRVVFDASCKTTTNISLNDILHTGPRLQEDLFNILLRFRKHRYVFSADIEKMYRQIWISEADRKYQLIFWRWNPDETIKHMLLKLLHMEQLRLHI; from the coding sequence ATGACAGCAAATGGTTCCAAACCAGAATCAAGTGTGGTCACAACAATTCAAACATCTTGTGATGAATTGTTACAAAAGTTTTGGGAATTGGAAGAGGTTCCAAAAATGAATAATCTCACAGTTGCGGAAAAGCAATGTGAGCaacaatttgaagaaaattttaaaagacttACAGATGGTAAGTTTGAAGTTAAACTTCCATTTAAAGATGAACAGAATAAATTGGGTAATTCTACCATAATAGCTAAAAGAAGGTTCTTTGCTCTAGAAAGAAAATTAGAGAAAAACAAAGAACTTAGATTGGAATAtaatgaatttcttaaaaaatatttggaaatggGTCATATGGAATTGATAAATAATAATTCGTTTATGaatagtaaatattatttaccacATCATTGTGTACTTAGGCCAGAGAGTACAACAACTAAGTTAAGAGTTGTATTTGATGCGTCTTGTAAGACAACAACTAATATTTCGCTAAATGATATCTTACATACTGGTCCTAGGCTGCAAGAagatctttttaatattttattaagatttagaAAACATCGTTATGTTTTTTCAGCTGacattgaaaaaatgtataGACAAATCTGGATTTCTGAAGCTGACAGAAAATATCAGTTAATATTTTGGCGCTGGAATCCAGATGAAACTATTAAACATATGCTCTTAAAACTGTTACATATGGAACAGCTTCGGCTCCATATTTAG
- the LOC124420203 gene encoding uncharacterized protein LOC124420203, whose protein sequence is MVGLTKTSWSITVHINISEYITAMNSLSEAMMSLGKLETKEAVFQSSSYQNLQTLYERIEKRYDMIVTSAPKRQKRSFLPFVVGVFHSLFGLMDEEHAEEVSKKIKENAAKDEYLLNIVRNLSSAQDMTMEIIRKQNKAVFKDITKLSGAIQVLEGEIHETKDEATRVAAIVNILSSLEVLERIQNDFIGAIFNAKGNFLNGILPIRKFKQQIELIKVNLNKNLRLPTEDPVELAKVSKVFTRTTEDFVLFSIQLPLINHEIFDAYEVYQYPITHDGYSVNIHTNSRYFLIDKRKALYYILDDGNFEHCQKMRDLTLCHQVHPLFSTRSVNSCEVKLFLRAKQIPDSCEIEIKNLQNYWRQTYTPNTWIFSVYEHTPAEVTCQDKTQHIVLHGSGLLTMEADCHLEAADLHLWAYDTYATDVHYMFPSMNITSFIPNINHLKLNSEVEVYKITDIPKETTILGFSILAEGHHLNHYKISLIIIIIITVVIIALFWILKRTCHISSTYLPATITLPRII, encoded by the coding sequence ATGGTTGGGTTAACGAAGACATCATGGAGTATAACAGTGCATATCAACATTAGCGAGTATATAACAGCCATGAATTCCTTGAGCGAAGCAATGATGTCCCTCGGCAAGCTGGAAACTAAAGAAGCAGTGTTCCAGTCATCATCGTACCAGAATTTGCAGACTCTGTATGAAAGAATAGAGAAGAGGTATGATATGATAGTGACCTCCGCACCGAAAAGACAAAAAAGATCATTCTTGCCATTTGTGGTTGGTGTATTTCATTCTCTGTTTGGATTGATGGACGAAGAACATGCCGAAGAAGTGTCCAAGAAGATAAAAGAAAACGCTGCGAAAGACGAATATTTGCTGAACATTGTTAGAAATTTATCTTCAGCTCAAGATATGACAATGGAAATCATACGCAAACAAAATAAAGCTGTATTTAAAGACATAACGAAGCTGAGTGGAGCCATACAAGTACTGGAAGGAGAAATCCACGAAACCAAAGATGAAGCTACTCGAGTTGCAGCTATAGTCAACATTCTTTCGTCATTAGAGGTACTAGAAAGAATTCAAAATGATTTCATTGGGGCAATATTCAAtgctaaaggaaattttctcaaTGGAATTCTTCCGATAAGAAAGTTCAAACAACAAATTGAACTTATTAAAGTCAACCTAAACAAGAATTTGCGGCTGCCAACTGAAGATCCTGTAGAATTGGCTAAGGTGTCAAAAGTTTTCACCAGAACAACAGAAGATTTCGTACTCTTCAGCATTCAGCTGCCGTTAATCAATCATGAAATTTTTGATGCATATGAAGTATACCAATATCCAATAACTCACGATGGATATTCGGTAAATATTCACACCAACAGCAGATATTTCCTCATCGATAAGAGAAAGGCGCTGTATTATATTTTAGATGATGGAAACTTTGAGCATTGCCAGAAGATGAGAGATTTAACGCTATGCCATCAAGTTCACCCATTGTTCAGCACCAGGTCGGTAAATAGTTGTGAAGTCAAATTATTCCTCAGGGCTAAGCAAATTCCCGATAGCTgtgaaatagaaattaaaaatcttcaaaacTATTGGCGTCAAACATATACACCGAATACTTGGATTTTCTCAGTATATGAACATACACCAGCAGAAGTAACCTGTCAAGATAAAACTCAACATATTGTTTTACATGGTTCAGGACTATTAACTATGGAAGCAGATTGTCATTTGGAAGCAGCAGATCTTCATTTGTGGGCATATGATACATATGCAACAGACGTTCATTATATGTTCCCCTCTATGAATATAACATCATTTATACCTAACATAAATCACTTGAAGCTTAACAGTGAAGTAGAGGTGTACAAAATTACAGACATTCCTAAAGAAACAACAATTCTGGGTTTTTCGATATTAGCTGAGGGCCATCATCTTAATCATTACAAGATAAGCTtgatcattattatcatcatcactGTCGTCATTATTGCCTTGTTTTGGATACTGAAAAGAACGTGCCATATTTCATCAACCTATCTGCCAGCTACCATTACGCTTCCCCGTATAATATAG